The Setaria viridis chromosome 9, Setaria_viridis_v4.0, whole genome shotgun sequence sequence AAGGCATCCAACCCCTGGAACGGGTCCAGCTGCATCACCAGCGCGTCGccttgctgctgctcctgcggaggcggagcggcctGCGCCGGTGCGCTCAGCCGGGCGTCCACCACCGGCTGCgggcgagccgccgccgcggcgtgcaTGGCGATCTGGGCCCGGGTCCTGGCCAGCTCGCACTGCGCGGCTTTGATCTCTCCCTGGAGCCGGCCCACGATCCCGGCGCAGCCGTACACCGGGTCCTGCACCCGCcagcgcgcctccgccgccatcgtGTCCGCTGCCTTGCCGCGC is a genomic window containing:
- the LOC117839676 gene encoding LOB domain-containing protein 4, whose protein sequence is MLMQDLAKSCEVMGVPFLVVYMQSLPVHERGKAADTMAAEARWRVQDPVYGCAGIVGRLQGEIKAAQCELARTRAQIAMHAAAAARPQPVVDARLSAPAQAAPPPQEQQQGDALVMQLDPFQGLDALLIDDYRAVVDLVDDEMNTD